In the genome of Centropristis striata isolate RG_2023a ecotype Rhode Island chromosome 6, C.striata_1.0, whole genome shotgun sequence, the window TTCTATTGGAATTAATGTTTGTGaataatttattgcattttaaccATGCAGTCACATGCATTGAAATAAGATAGGCATACATTTGTATCATCAGCAAATAAAACTATGTAGAATGCTAAAAGAATTTACAAAATCCTTAACATACAGTTTGTTAGctcatattattaaaataattaagttTTCATAGTAGCTTGACAGGTTATTAAGGACAGAAAAGTAATATCTAATAGTGTTTTCTGAACATTTATGAACTGCAGTAGCTGACAGTATTTCAGAATCCAGTGGTTAGTTCTCACTGATGAATCTCCTTTTTAAAATCCTGGTATTTATCAGCAGGTATAGCATTATTTACTGTTATGTTCACCTGAAGCTCCACATGGGAGCACATTTTACTCCCGATCTCTCCTAAAAACCTCTCATCTGCCTCGTGTGTTGACCCGTTGCTGAGCACTGACACTGACAGCGGCTGAGTCAGCTGCTCTGTAAACACATGCAAACTGCTTGTTTGGATTACTAACGCAGGAAAGGACAAAGGACAGACTGGTATCATGATCCTGGCAGATTTATTTGATGTTACagcaaatgaaatataaacatccAGCTGCCATGACAGGTACAGTTCCTCACTGAGTCAGGTGATTAATAGACCATGTGTTAGGTTGTAACATTGATACATAAATAGATCTAAACAGTATTAACAGTTATAAATAATactattatttttctcttgatgtcctttttttcagttggaggaaaaataaatacaaaacccTTTGAGGGTATTTAGGGTGTACAAAGAAACACCTTCTACCTTCTGTTATGATTCATAACCTGACCCTAGTTCATGATTGTAGCTTACTCTTTCCCATTGGTTCTCTGTTATCACTTTGCTGACTTAAATTATATTCCTTTTATTCCTTTTGGATGTAACCTGTGTTGCTTCTTGCCAGTTCTTTAAATCTTCTCTAAACTATTAATTACTTTTGTCAGTGCACTTGTGGTtagtatgtttaaaaaaaaggcttcaatgCCCACCAGTAAATGTAGCATTGCTTTTCTCTTATGATAAGGTACTTTGGTATCACAGGATTGAGGCCCAGTGATATATGCGGCAGTGTTGTTATGACTGTAGATGCATAGGAAGCCCTCCTCATAGGGAATGGAATGTCTCCATTATACTccagataaaaataaacagagatatccaagtggaaaaaaaacagctggcGACAATCACAGAATACACAGAATAAATACGGACTACAGACAAGGAGTGTACAGAAGAAGAAGCAACAGTGCTCagtaacatacagtacatagaTGCATACGTTCAATATCCAAAGGCCTTACTTTTCTTGTAGACAGGACAACAAATAGACAAGCCCTGGCTCCAGCACAGGCTGAGCTAAAAGGCTAAAAGGTATGAGTCGGGTTTCCCAAAATTCAGTCATGGAGGTAAGGAGGACGGGAGGGAGGCAGCAAAGGAAAATGACATCCATGCTTGAATATCGGAAGGTAAAATCTAGCTTCCACTGGTTTAGCTACAAACACGTGGCCTTTTTAGATACTCAGAGGTTTCATTAGCCTGTTGCTGTGAGGGGCAAAGGAGGTACGGTAGGAGGGAGTCAACCACACTGTGTTGAGTGTAGTTTCAGAGTGGAGAATTCAGAGGAGggctcttcacagggtgagctCCTTCTGTACGCCCCACAGGGTCTCAGCGCTCTTCACCAGCTGCTGCTCCTCATCAGCCTTCAGCGTCATGTGAATCACATCTGTCAGGCCGCTGTTGCCCAGGACACAGGGGATGCTCAGGAAGACCTCATCCTTCACTCCATGCATGCCCTATAAGAGGAAGACAAGGTCAGGGTTTGTAAGTCATTTCAGAACatgtaaagaatgtacagtatgtttgaTGGTAAGGTGCATGAATTATCATGACTTAATGCACAAAGAGGCATCAGGAATGTATAATAATTAATGGTATCTCATGCATTAGTTAATGGAAGAACAATACAATAATGCAACCGCTAAGCTATCTCAATCATCATTAAGAGTTACAACTGATGTTCATGTCTTCTTTACAGTAGAGTCTCCAGTTAAAAATAGTGCCTGGTAATGTATTCTGTGAAAATCCATGTGCTTTAACCATGATTAACCAGAATTACTTTTTAATGACTTTTGTGGCCCTTAAAATAAACCTGGTCCATATTTAACACTGGTAAATaacacatattattattatacacacaTGGTGGTGTATTAGCATTTGCTGctaattaatcaatcaaatgAAGTGAGCCCCTCTGTTTATTTAggcctgcatttaaaaaaaaattaaactctttaaaTTATCAATACTAGTTAGGAAAATATAGGTTGTATGTGTCACATGGTATTATATTTACAAACTTTAATCGATACTCAAAGTgaacaaaagtaaaatgttcACATACCATGTCATGAGAATGCAATGACATTTTCAGTAGTTAATCAtatcatgtttatatttttgaattatttgtcAAAGGTGATCACAAATATGACAACTGAAGACTTAACTATGAAGAAGACACCATTAAtcgctcaaaaatcatgacaattGAGATACAGACTGATAGTGTTTGTTTCattaattaatgtattaatcCTGCATTAACTCATGCATAAGCTAAATGTATGACTTGCTCCCAGTCTCCTCACCTGGACCAGTGTGGACACAGGGTGCACTTTGTGCAGGTTCTTCACGATGCTTTCCACCAGGTCAGCCACAGACATACCAATGGCCCAGGAAGTGTAGCCCTTCAGCTTGATGACCTCATAGGCTCTGTAGTGCACACACATaagataaaacaattaaaacagaaGCACAGAATGTCTCCTGgactgaagaaaaaacaaatctgtatatcaCTCTGCTTTGGTGTTTACAGCTGTGTTTGCTcccaatttgtcatttttcaccaTCATCCAATTTTTTCTAGATGCTTTGCATGCTGAGGTTCAGCCATTTATCACCACGAGAGAAATGCACAATTGATTGATGTTGCATGGATATCATATTTTGTTTGTGGTGGAGGTTTATAAATCGCCAATTCCCAACCTCTTTTGTGCTGAACTTGATAGATGTATTGACATTCACAGTGACAGATAAATAAGTCTATTCTTGATGAAAGTAATGCACCATAAACAATAATCTATAACTAAATCCGCATTTGTACAATAGATTTTTCCATGTATGGcttaaaaactaaatttaacAATTTCCTCTACTGGCCATACAGATGGAGAAATATGCACCTTTGTTGACATTGTGCTTATTCACTCCACTGTTTTGAAATCTTTTGCCTTAATGCCTTAAACCTTTTCAAACATCTTTGATAAATCAACTATTGTGTTGTGCATGGTTGACCTCCCATAACACATAGCTTTTGCAAGATAAGTCAGGTTGGCTGACAGTGGAATAATGGTACAATATCAGAgtttacaggacaaactgttGCATCACAATTTCCCAAGTTACAAATATAGCGATGCTGATTACGTAACATGGATAGGCTATGTAAAGAAATTCATTTAGGCTGTAATTTAGGCTGGGTAGTGTGAGTGAGGCTCTACTGTAAAGTATTATGTTACAAGGAGTAGCATAGGTATTGTGTTTGTACTGTGTGCCAGGTTCTAGTGAACCCTTTACACAGTAGCGCACTGTGTACCCGCCTCTACTTGCCCTTTTGCACACAGTCCTGCTCAAATTCCTCACCAGGGATAGTCGGCTCCACTGGATTCAGTTGTGCCTGTTGGCATCTTTTGTCGCTATGTTAATACGGAACTGTGACTGTAAGCCATAAAACCCTAAAGGTCCGTTTCAATAACGGATAATATTTATGGCTCTCAGCTCAGCGCTGGACAGATGGCTTGTGCACACATGGCTGATTGCAGCttagagtgtgtgagagaaatgGTGGTTTGCAGGGGTAGTTATATCAGCTTGCTGGTTGATTACTGGAAAATATTATGTACTCACCCATCAACCACCATCTTATGAACACTCTTCCAGTTCTCAGTGTCACCCTCACCCCCCATCTTTGGGTTGAGGCCTTGCAGGGAAACTCCAGCAACATTCACACCGCTCCACACAGGCACTATGAGAAACAGACATACAATAGTGAATATTAGTTATTTTGACTTTAACAGTCTATGCACAATCATGGCAAAATTTTCAGCAGACCAGCAACCAGGTCCAGTGGAAGGCTGGCAGAGGTTATATTTTTAGTCATAACTGCATACCACTGGAGTCTCCGTGCTCTCCGACGATCCAGGCGTGACAGCTGGAAGGGTGGAGGTGGAGCTTCTCTCCCATGAGGTGGCGGAAACGGGCAGAGTCCAGGTTGGTGCCGGATCCAATGACGCGGTGGCGGGGGAAACCACTCAGCTTCCATGCCACATAGGTCAGGATGTCCACTGGAAAGGTAAAGGGGACAACTCTTAACAATCAGAGCTACAGGTGTTGATCTCAATATTTCAAGCCAGAGCACACCTCACATTTCCCTCATCCACACACCTGGGTTAGAGACTACCATCAGGATGCAGTTGGGGCTGTACTTGACGATGTTTGGGATGATGAACTTGAAGATGTTGACGTTGCGCTGGACCAGGTTCAGACGGCTCTCGCCCTCCTGCTGGCGGGCACCGGCTGTCACCACCACCACTTTGGAGTTGGCTGTCACACTGTAGTCTGACAAATTGACAAAGGGAGAGGTGTTCTGATGGAGCTCCAGAATAATAGTTACAGTAAGGGTCAAGTGAGAAAAACAAATTCTttaattgttgcatttttatgaattCTTACCTTTGTCTGCCACAATCTTGTGTGTCTTGAGGAAGAGGGATCCATGCTGAAGGTCCATTACCTCACCCTTCAACTTGTCCTCCATTACATCAACCAGAGCCAGCTCATCACACAAGTCCTGAATGTAAACATGCATACAATAAGTCATACGGACAACTTACTGCACACTTTACAATGCATCTTCCATTACATAATAGGGATAGGCAAAGGGCTGCACAATCTAATGGTGATTATTGTTGACTGATATTTCAACTGCGATATTGGAGGTAatgatcattatttttaaatgatcacggtactttttttgtaaagatCTAAACCAagcaaagatttttttctgaagtCTGTAGGATAGGATTTGTGGGCAGGGACATCTCTGCAGCGCCACAATACTTCATTCAGATGTTATTTTGACACATACATGCCTTAAACAAATATTGCGCCTTCCTGTGATTTAGATTTTGCACAAgtctgttttgcagttttgatAAAATGTTGATTAGTTGTCCAGCTCTGGCTGGGCTGCATGGGGAAAATCAGATACACCATGACCCTGATAAGATACAATAAGATAAGTTTatactttattagtcccagAATGTGgatcttgcaatgttaatgtAGGGTGGTGCtctcacaaaatatttacacaggAAGATTTTTGATAAGTAATCAACTGTGATGTGTATATAATTACTAAGTGGGTAAAGGCAAATAACAAGAGAGCAAGAACAGTCttgtaaatttaaaaaggacatcactttactgtaatgcagcctttgaaaccagaaaaaaaaagctacagtGAGGTTTATTAAAAGGTGGCTGAACTCTGTGTTCCTTCCAAGTATGGATATAAAAGTGAGGAACACCATTCATCTCTGCCTGGACTGTTCAGCAGCATTGTTAGCTGTAAGACCTGTGACCTGGTTTCTCCACCCCTCTGTTGTTCCTCAGCTGGCACAGATCCAGCTAACTCGTTGTGAATGAAACAGGAAATGCAATGTTTCCTGTCCAGCGTTGTATAATAAGGgatcatgcatttttttctatttctaccCAGCATTAAAGATGTTGATTCCACTAGTCAGCAGACcctcaaaaacttttttcagaataaagatgaaataaatttttattttataagttTCTATCTCATCTTTCTTCATCTACTTTATTTGCTCatttcaacattattttcaCACGCATCAATGAGGTCTTTCTCTTCACACTCTTTCCCCTTATCTTTATATCTCACCTTGAGCAGGATGCTGATGGCAGAGGCCATGCCAACCATGCCGACACCCACCACCGTCACCTTGTTCCTGCTGCCAACAGGCTCCTCCTTCATCACATGGCCGATCAGCTTCTCCTTTGTGGACATCTGTGTAAAGAAAGAGTTTGTTAGGGAAGTAGATAAGCCggtaaatagagaaaaaaaggaggaggagggaaggtgAGAGTGGAAACAGAGAGGCAGTAAAGTAGTGCCTACATAATGTATGTGAGAGTGTGATAGTTGTTACTAACAGGCCCACATGAAGGCGTACGTGACTGCTACCTCATCCGACTATGAATGAGTAAAACTTCTCCTTTCATCATAGGTCAACAGTTGAAAGTTTGCCTTTCTTATAACCCCAACCTCTAGCAACCACAAGTTCTAGTTTCGTTCTGTGTCTACCACAAATGTCTCAGGTTTACTTCCATAAATGGCTTGCAGACACAAATTCTTGTTTCACTTCACCACCACTAAGggtcaccatggcaacaactTGCTGGGAAAGTAATAGAGCCTGTCTCCGTGCAGCACAGACCATCCCTAGCTTACGTCACACTCTACTATTAATGCTTCCTGGTTGGGCAGACATGGCTCGCAGGCGTTTACACTACCAGCATGACTTGCCTGCTTCTCTGTGATGTGGAGACTAGCACGTAGTGGAGAATCTGACGGCATTATTACACTGTAATACCTTCCTTGAGAGGATATTTAAGCCTCATGATGGTGACTTTGCACACAATAGTAGGATATGGTAAGTGGGACAGTCCTACCCAATATCCCTTTATCCAATTATCTCTCACTCAGAGGTGAGCTGAACGGCTAATACATACCACAACCTGACCCTGAGGTGAGCAGGGTTTGCACTACACAAGAAGACCCTTTGTTCGCTTACAGTAAAGGATTACTGTACATGTTCAATAGTGGCCAGAATTCCTTTCTTTACTGTTGAAAAAAGTACTGTACAAACCTGCCAAATTACAACTGTAGTATGACTGAATGAGGATTATAAGAAGGATTATCGGTAGATGAAAGAACTTAATGCGATATAgttagaaagagagagggagatggatGTTTTGGATTATATACATTTCTGGGACTTATAAGTAGCTGTTACATGTATTTTCATGCTTATATAATCGTTTTCCCTGTAAATTATGCCAATACATAATTTGATCACCAAGAAGTTGCATGGGGTATCAGGTATCATGGCAGAGGGCCAGTATCCGGTCTTTCACATCTCGTTTCTGTACTCCTGAATTACAGATTATGCAATCAGACCAACATTTGTTTATGCAAACTTTTAATCATCCTCCTTCATTATACTGgagtcattttaaaaacaagaaatactAGATTCAGCTTCCACCATTAATCAGACTGGAGCTGCCAACACGCTGCAGCTGGCAAATATTTATCTACATCATTGTGCCAAGTATGGCATTAGTTTAATTAATCAGAAAATGCAAGATACACAAAGTGCCATGGTGGATCATTTATCGTATCgtaaaagtgaaaataatgtgCATCTAGCGAAGCGCTGAAACATCACGGATACAAAACTCTCACTTAGATCTACTTCCCCATGGGCCAGCATGTGAATGCAATGCGTTTCCTGTGCCAAGTTCATCTAGTGGCCAACACGGTTAAGTGGATGGTGGTCGCCACAGGCAGCAGAGGGCACGCGTGACTGCTTGTGTAACACTGCGTATGTGACATCGACACAAAGCATCTGATGAAACGTAGGAAACACATCCAAACCACCTGCACTTGAATGATGCTAACGTGAGGCCTGCACCCTGCTTCTGCTTGTCTGTTACACATCTTCATTAAGAAGAaagaaatattacaaaaatgacacaaaatgaacacatgtAAGCTAAAGTGGATGCCAGCCTCATTCATAACCAATCAAACACTATCAATGTTGACTAGCGACACGCCCCTTTCCGTCTCCTCATGAAATGCGCATCAGGTTGCTTTAGTCCTCACTATCAATTTACCGGCAAATGAGTGAGAATGAACGAATGGTTTACGGAGAAGCCCGAAGTGTCCGGTACAGATGCTACTGTGTAATATTCTAGTCAGTCGGGTTATCTTACCTTTAGACTTCAGTTAAGCAAGTAGAAACACGAGCTGGAATGTGTCTGCTCCTCCTGAGTGCAGCTTTTCCGCAGAAGTGGTGCTGCAGAGGGGGTGTCCCCGGTATATAAAGACAGCCTCCTCCGTAGACGTTACGTACGTACATACTAATGAGCTCGGGTGGGTCTCAATCGCTCCGCGTGCTGAGTGTCACGTCCGAGGCAGGATGCGGCAGTGACACAGCGTGCCTCATCCTGTAGGCTACATGCCCCTTTTTCACGCTTCTTTTTTCAATATTAGCACATACTCTTGTTATTGTAAGTGTTTGTGACATCTTTTGTGCCTGCCCTAGAAACATACTGTTTTCACCAGCTCTGTCACGAAACAGCCTTGTGTTTCATAAGCGCGACTGCTACttataaaaatgaaatctaTCAACGGAGAACTATAATTTCATGAGCAGACTTGTCCGTCTGCCACTTAGCAAGGATGTATTTCAAGAATGTTGGAAAAGATTATCAACGAAAAATATTTCCTCAGTCCTCAGAAACCTGTTTGCCTTTCACTTCCGCATGTCTGCCAACTACAATTATTGGAAAAGGACCCGGATttaatgtataatttaatttaagaacacaCTTTACAATACAACGGGTCGGTTAGCTGATGTAAGACATGGTATATGATCGTAATAGCCTAAGCCACGTGCAGTGGGGGTTTCCTATGAGCCTAAAATGACTCATGTAGTTGATGCAACTTGAGCTTGAAtttacattaatttaatttaaatatttgaatcCATTAGGTTGTTCATAAAGCTCACACTGGGCTATGTTTTAGTTTTCGGGTTCATGACACTAACAGGAAATGGTCACTTCAGTGGAAGAGCATAGGATATTTTGGTAATAGTCTAGCTGGGTTTATTATGTAATATTTCACTAGATCATCAGAATTTTAGCGCCCCCTCCTGTGTATTTCACGTTATTACATCACAAAGCCCTGTTACTCAACATTTTACACCACAGGACGCCATTGTGTTCCTTAACTGAGGAATTTTCTTAGTCTGATGAAACTGATTCGACTGACAAAAGACATAGGAGTTTCAAATTACTTACAACATAGgctttccattttttattgtgtaGGGCCTGCACTGGGTGCTCTGAGACTCGCCAGCTCCAGATATATGTGGGCTACTGTTCAATGCTCTTTGACCACCTTTGTTTGGAAATATCCGAACTTATCTGTTTTCCAAAATGTTCCAATTGAGTTACAGCTTGGACTCCTTGTATTTGCGCAA includes:
- the ldha gene encoding L-lactate dehydrogenase A chain, whose product is MSTKEKLIGHVMKEEPVGSRNKVTVVGVGMVGMASAISILLKDLCDELALVDVMEDKLKGEVMDLQHGSLFLKTHKIVADKDYSVTANSKVVVVTAGARQQEGESRLNLVQRNVNIFKFIIPNIVKYSPNCILMVVSNPVDILTYVAWKLSGFPRHRVIGSGTNLDSARFRHLMGEKLHLHPSSCHAWIVGEHGDSSVPVWSGVNVAGVSLQGLNPKMGGEGDTENWKSVHKMVVDGAYEVIKLKGYTSWAIGMSVADLVESIVKNLHKVHPVSTLVQGMHGVKDEVFLSIPCVLGNSGLTDVIHMTLKADEEQQLVKSAETLWGVQKELTL